The following coding sequences are from one Deltaproteobacteria bacterium window:
- a CDS encoding nucleotide sugar dehydrogenase produces the protein MTFTKKILCIGAGYVGGPTMAIIAQKCPHCRVTVVDIDEKRIAAWNSDNLPIYEPGLAEIVQQARGKNLFFNCDIEGGIQENDIIFVSVNTPTKTFGMGAGMAADLQYWEKTARLILEHSQSSKIVVEKSTLPVKTAQAMEIILKSAPEHLKFEVLSNPEFLAEGTAIKDLEQPDRILIGSRETESGLKARQELVDIYAHWVPKDKIVTSNIWSSELSKLVANAFLAQRISSINAISALCEKTEANVGEVARAVGMDSRIGPKFLAASVGFGGSCFKKDILHLTYLCQQYGLNEVAAYWESVVRINDYQRERFVSTMLQAMFNTLNGKKICLLGFAFKANTGDTRESPAIYIAKRLLEEKAELIISDPHALPNARKDLEGVEGTISYQQDPYEAARGCHAIAVLTEWPIYKELDFQNIFEQMVKPAYIFDGRNIIDHQKCFDIGFNVYPIGKAALTHF, from the coding sequence ATGACGTTTACAAAAAAAATCCTCTGCATCGGCGCCGGTTATGTCGGCGGTCCCACTATGGCCATCATCGCCCAGAAATGCCCCCACTGCCGGGTAACGGTGGTTGATATAGATGAAAAAAGAATCGCGGCCTGGAACTCGGATAATCTGCCCATTTATGAACCGGGCCTCGCTGAAATTGTGCAGCAGGCAAGGGGTAAAAACCTTTTTTTCAACTGTGATATCGAAGGCGGCATCCAAGAAAACGATATCATTTTCGTCAGTGTGAACACGCCCACCAAGACATTCGGCATGGGCGCCGGGATGGCGGCCGATCTGCAATACTGGGAAAAAACCGCCCGCCTGATCCTGGAACACTCCCAATCTTCCAAGATCGTGGTAGAAAAAAGCACCTTGCCCGTCAAAACCGCCCAGGCGATGGAAATAATCCTCAAGAGTGCGCCGGAGCATCTGAAATTCGAGGTCCTATCCAATCCGGAATTTCTCGCCGAGGGCACCGCCATAAAAGACCTGGAACAACCGGATCGCATCCTCATTGGCTCCCGGGAAACGGAAAGCGGCTTAAAGGCAAGACAGGAACTCGTGGACATCTACGCCCATTGGGTTCCAAAAGATAAAATCGTCACCTCCAATATCTGGAGCAGTGAATTATCCAAACTCGTGGCCAATGCCTTTCTGGCCCAGCGCATATCTTCCATCAACGCCATCTCCGCCCTCTGCGAGAAAACGGAGGCCAATGTCGGCGAGGTGGCCCGGGCCGTCGGTATGGACAGCCGCATTGGTCCCAAATTCTTAGCCGCCAGTGTCGGTTTCGGCGGTTCCTGTTTCAAAAAAGACATTCTGCACCTTACCTACCTCTGCCAGCAGTATGGTCTCAACGAGGTGGCCGCCTACTGGGAAAGTGTCGTCAGAATAAACGATTATCAACGGGAGCGTTTTGTCTCGACCATGCTGCAAGCCATGTTCAATACGCTAAACGGCAAAAAAATATGCCTGCTCGGCTTTGCCTTCAAGGCCAATACTGGAGACACCCGCGAAAGCCCGGCGATCTATATTGCCAAACGCCTGCTGGAAGAAAAGGCCGAACTCATCATTTCCGATCCCCATGCCCTGCCCAATGCCCGGAAGGATCTGGAGGGGGTGGAAGGAACGATCAGCTATCAACAGGATCCCTATGAGGCGGCCCGCGGCTGCCACGCAATTGCGGTCCTCACGGAATGGCCAATCTACAAGGAGCTTGATTTCCAGAATATTTTCGAACAGATGGTAAAGCCTGCCTACATTTTCGATGGTAGAAACATTATTGATCACCAGAAATGTTTCGATATTGGCTTTAATGTCTACCCGATCGGCAAGGCCGCCCTTACGCATTTTTAG